A single genomic interval of Ictalurus furcatus strain D&B chromosome 20, Billie_1.0, whole genome shotgun sequence harbors:
- the theg gene encoding theg spermatid protein, giving the protein MATRIERLARPNPNLLKFPDRRSVYWLDELPAKSERPTTVFELTSRWSQPSERKKISTHYEDNRESPEWKVGAATLKASPSERVCSLARPRQPAVGWQPDRPLLTTYGMGVRTIAKASPRICQLAQPKKSRMPLTPAFNSTNSCLTLLPQAKPSSHIHLLAIPKKEHPHYRPNQPVSSHVPRSVLEAVASERLQVLAIPKPRKTLFEGFDPYKVSLAARVATASPRIQELSQPPARRCRTTSAQDE; this is encoded by the exons ATGGCAACACGAATTGAGCGTCTCGCCCGGCCTAATCCCAACCTACTTAAATTCCCTGACAG GCGCTCCGTATACTGGTTGGATGAGCTTCCAGCAAAATCAGAGCGGCCCACTACTGTCTTTG AGCTCACATCACGTTGGTCCCAGCCGTCAGAGAGGAAAAAGATTAGTACTCACTATGAAGACAACag agaGTCTCCCGAGTGGAAGGTGGGCGCAGCCACGTTAAAGGCTAGTCCCTCTGAAAGAGTGTGTTCACTCGCTCGACCCCGTCAGCCTGCAGTCGGCTGGCAGCCTGATCGCCCCCTATTGACCACA TATGGTATGGGAGTGAGAACTATAGCTAAAGCCAGTCCCCGGATCTGCCAGTTGGCTCAACCAAAAAAGTCAAGAATGCCATTGACTCCAGCATTCAACAGCACTAATAGCTGTTTGACACTTCTCCCACAAGCCAAGCCTTCTTCTCATATACACCTCCTGGCCA TTCCTAAAAAGGAGCATCCTCATTATCGTCCAAACCAACCTGTGTCATCGCACGTGCCAAGGTCCGTCCTGGAAGCTGTAGCCAGTGAGAGGCTGCAGGTGCTGGCCATACCAAAGCCCCGCAAAACTCTTTTTGAGGGATTCGATCCCTATAAAGTGAGCTTGGCTGCTCGTGTTGCTACTGCATCCCCAAGAATACAGGAACTGTCACAACCCCCAGCACGCAGGTGCAGGACAACATCAGCCCAAGATGAATAA